The following coding sequences are from one Paenarthrobacter ureafaciens window:
- a CDS encoding amino-acid N-acetyltransferase, protein MDSAFSIRPARTSDVAAIKGLVAPLAEERILISKETVAYYESLQEFQIAESDDGEVIGCGALHVMWEDLAEIRTLAAADSWRGKGVGHVLVESLVEKARTLGVSRVFCLTFEVDFFVRHGFEVMADQSAVDPEVYSELLRSHDEGVAEFLDLARVKPNTLGNTRMIKHL, encoded by the coding sequence GTGGATTCCGCCTTCAGCATTCGCCCTGCCCGCACCAGCGACGTCGCGGCGATCAAGGGGCTCGTGGCTCCATTGGCCGAGGAGAGGATCCTGATCTCCAAGGAAACCGTGGCGTATTACGAAAGCCTCCAGGAGTTCCAGATCGCCGAGTCGGACGATGGCGAAGTTATTGGTTGCGGCGCCCTGCACGTCATGTGGGAAGACCTCGCCGAAATCCGCACTCTCGCGGCCGCCGACTCCTGGCGGGGCAAAGGCGTGGGCCACGTCCTGGTGGAAAGCCTCGTGGAAAAGGCGCGGACCCTCGGCGTCAGCCGCGTATTCTGCCTGACGTTCGAGGTGGACTTCTTCGTCCGCCATGGATTCGAAGTCATGGCCGACCAGTCCGCCGTGGATCCCGAGGTGTATTCGGAACTGCTGCGCTCGCATGACGAAGGCGTGGCGGAGTTCCTTGATCTTGCCCGGGTAAAACCAAATACCT